One window of the Anoplolepis gracilipes chromosome 9, ASM4749672v1, whole genome shotgun sequence genome contains the following:
- the LOC140669581 gene encoding neural cell adhesion molecule L1 has product MVPYHGMALLLLGIGYLLHAEPLYGERGIAFLHLNNDTFGKGEKSQRGTKKTYFFKDTPQKITVAIGQAAVLLCRVKNLGNRTVSWIRKRDLHILTSLSVTYTSDARFTVVSNPETDDWNLRIDYVQPRDAGIYECQVNTEPKIYRAVALKVLDIQARITGPQELYIKKGSTISLTCIIELQDLPPSNVTWYHAGAVIDFDGPRGGVSLETEKGKRGTTSKLLITRAQFNDSGNYTCASSKVTPASVMVHVLNGEHPAAMQHGGTGDVNRRLVLLVLIFLVDTMFR; this is encoded by the exons ATGGTCCCGTACCACGGCATGGCCCTCCTGCTCCTGGGAATCGGATACCTGTTACACGCGGAACCACTTTACGGCGAACGCGGCATCG cATTTTTGCATCTCAACAACGACACATTTGGAAAGGGGGAAAAGTCGCAGCGTGGCACAAAgaagacatattttttcaaagacaCCCCGCAAAAGATAACGGTGGCCATAGGTCAGGCCGCTGTGCTGTTATGTCGCGTTAAGAATTTAGGAAACAGAACT GTGTCTTGGATTCGAAAAAGAGACCTACACATCTTGACGTCCTTGTCCGTGACTTACACGAGCGACGCGAGATTTACGGTAGTCAGCAATCCGGAAACCGACGACTGGAATCTGCGAATAGATTACGTGCAACCGCGGGACGCCGGCATTTACGAGTGTCAGGTTAATACGGAACCGAAGATATATAGAGCCGTGGCTCTGAAGGTTTTGG aTATACAGGCGAGGATCACGGGTCCTCAGGAACTATATATCAAGAAAGGTAGCACAATCAGCTTAACCTGCATCATAGAACTGCAGGATTTGCCCCCGAGCAATGTGACTTGGTATCATGCCGGTGCGGTGATCGATTTCGATGGTCCAAG AGGTGGCGTATCGCTGGAGACCGAGAAGGGTAAACGGGGCACCACCAGCAAGCTCCTAATAACGCGCGCTCAATTTAACGATAGCGGTAATTATACATGCGCTTCGAGCAAAGTCACCCCGGCGAGCGTCATGGTGCACGTACTAAACG GGGAGCATCCCGCTGCGATGCAACACGGCGGCACCGGCGATGTAAATAGACGACTCGTTCTGCTCGTCCTGATTTTCCTCGTCGATACGATGTTTCGGTGA
- the Mocs1 gene encoding molybdenum cofactor biosynthesis protein 1 isoform X1: MIDYFKSLRCNFVKRLCGIANASTEVAAVTKTSTQLELLRTRLQEDEQRGILTDTFGRKHTYLRISVTERCNLRCTYCMPAEGVKLTKKENILRTDEIIQIADLFVKEGVRKIRLTGGEPTVRKDIVDIVGQLKQLPDLKQIAITTNALTLTRQLPALQRAGLDALNISLDTLREERFEMFTRRKGWSRVMASIDLAVQLGYNPVKVNCVIMRGRNDDEIIDFIDFTKDRPIDVRFIEYMPFQGNEWKENKMVSFDEMKEIIRKKYSNFQTLPNQANDTSKAYHVPGFVGQVGFITSMSQHFCDSCNRLRITADGNLKVCLFEGKGEVSLRDALRNGASEDALKDLIREAVSRKKKQHAVNHREKFYDKMHKYKMYNVTSMRYKYLPYIPMYLQNNTSIRMYSSLSHIDETGKANMVDVGWKTDSKRVAVAKGFVKIGPIISSLIAENNVKKGDVLSVAQLAGIMAAKRTSDLIPLCHPLALSYVNVRLKLNEELHSVEIISEVRCTGKTGVEMEALTAVSIAALTIYDMCKYAATPGTMQIHGIELISKTGGTKGDFAIGKT; the protein is encoded by the exons atgattgattatTTCAAGTCGTTAAGA TGCAATTTCGTCAAGCGGCTTTGTGGTATTGCAAATGCATCGACGGAGGTTGCTGCAGTTACAAAGACCTCAACTCAA TTGGAGTTGCTTAGAACGAGATTGCAAGAAGATGAACAGCGTGGAATACTCACAGATACATTTGGACGTAAACATACATATCTCAGGATATCTGTCACAGAACGTTGCAATCTTCGCT GTACATATTGCATGCCTGCGGAAGGCGTCAAGTTGACCaagaaggaaaatattttgagaacAGATGAGATAATACAGATAGCTGATCTTTTTGTCAAGGAAGGAGTGCGAAAAATACGTTTGACTGGTGGTGAGCCCACAGTTCGTAAAGATATCGTTGACATTGTTG GGCAACTTAAGCAACTGCCAGATTTAAAACAGATTGCAATTACAACTAATGCGTTGACTCTGACTCGTCAGCTGCCAGCTCTCCAAAGAGCAGGATTGGATGCATTGAATATCTCATTGGACACTCTCAGAGAAGAGCGCTTCGAGATGTTTACTCGCAGGAAAGGTTGGTCGAGAGTTATGGCTTCTATAGATCTCGCTGTTCAGCTTGGTTATAATCCTGTAAAA GTCAATTGTGTGATAATGCGAGGACGGAACGAtgatgaaataattgattttatcgaTTTCACAAAAGATCGTCCTATTGATGTACGTTTCATAGAATATATGCCATTTCAAGgaaatgaatggaaagaaaataagatGGTTTCTTTCGACgagatgaaagaaataattagaaaaaaatattcaaattttcaaactttGCCGAATCAGGCCAACGATACGTCCAAG GCCTACCACGTGCCAGGATTTGTAGGGCAGGTTGGATTTATTACATCTATGAGCCAACACTTTTGTGATTCATGTAATCGCTTAAGAATAACAGCAGACGGAAATTTGAAAGTATGTTTATTTGAAGGAAAAGGAGAAGTCTCACTTAGAGACGCTTTGCGAAATGGAGCCTCGGAAGACGCACTTAAGGACTTGATAAGAGAAGCAGTGTCGCGAAAAAAGAAGCAACATGCAG TTAATCATAGGGAgaaattttatgacaaaatgcACAAGTACAAAATGTATAACGTCACATCGatgcgatataaatatttaccataCATACCTATGTACCTTCAAAATAATACTAGTATTAGAATGTATTCATCATTATCGCACATAGATGAAACTGGTAAAGCGAATATGGTAGATGTCGGATGGAAGACCGACAGTAAACGCGTGGCAGTAGCGAAGGGATTCGTCAAGATAGGCCCTATTATCAGTAGTCTGATTGCGGAGAACAATGTGAAGAAAGGCGACGTGTTATCGGTGGCCCAATTGGCCGGTATCATGGCAGCGAAACGTACCTCCGACCTTATCCCCTTATGTCATCCGCTCGCTTTGTCTTACGTAAACGTACGTCTAAAATTGAATGAGGAGTTGCATAGTGTAGAAATTATATCAGAGGTCAGATGTACCGGTAAAACGGGTGTCGAAATGGAAGCTTTAACTGCCGTGAGTATAGCGGCTCTTACAATCTACGATATGTGCAAATATGCAGCTACTCCTGGTACAATGCAAATACATGGTATAGAATTGATATCGAAAACGGGCGGTACAAAGGGTGACTTTGCAATAGGTAAAACGTGA
- the Mocs1 gene encoding molybdenum cofactor biosynthesis protein 1 isoform X3 has translation MFRKCNFVKRLCGIANASTEVAAVTKTSTQLELLRTRLQEDEQRGILTDTFGRKHTYLRISVTERCNLRCTYCMPAEGVKLTKKENILRTDEIIQIADLFVKEGVRKIRLTGGEPTVRKDIVDIVGQLKQLPDLKQIAITTNALTLTRQLPALQRAGLDALNISLDTLREERFEMFTRRKGWSRVMASIDLAVQLGYNPVKVNCVIMRGRNDDEIIDFIDFTKDRPIDVRFIEYMPFQGNEWKENKMVSFDEMKEIIRKKYSNFQTLPNQANDTSKAYHVPGFVGQVGFITSMSQHFCDSCNRLRITADGNLKVCLFEGKGEVSLRDALRNGASEDALKDLIREAVSRKKKQHAGMFNLTQMENRPMILIGG, from the exons ATGTTTCGAAAGTGCAATTTCGTCAAGCGGCTTTGTGGTATTGCAAATGCATCGACGGAGGTTGCTGCAGTTACAAAGACCTCAACTCAA TTGGAGTTGCTTAGAACGAGATTGCAAGAAGATGAACAGCGTGGAATACTCACAGATACATTTGGACGTAAACATACATATCTCAGGATATCTGTCACAGAACGTTGCAATCTTCGCT GTACATATTGCATGCCTGCGGAAGGCGTCAAGTTGACCaagaaggaaaatattttgagaacAGATGAGATAATACAGATAGCTGATCTTTTTGTCAAGGAAGGAGTGCGAAAAATACGTTTGACTGGTGGTGAGCCCACAGTTCGTAAAGATATCGTTGACATTGTTG GGCAACTTAAGCAACTGCCAGATTTAAAACAGATTGCAATTACAACTAATGCGTTGACTCTGACTCGTCAGCTGCCAGCTCTCCAAAGAGCAGGATTGGATGCATTGAATATCTCATTGGACACTCTCAGAGAAGAGCGCTTCGAGATGTTTACTCGCAGGAAAGGTTGGTCGAGAGTTATGGCTTCTATAGATCTCGCTGTTCAGCTTGGTTATAATCCTGTAAAA GTCAATTGTGTGATAATGCGAGGACGGAACGAtgatgaaataattgattttatcgaTTTCACAAAAGATCGTCCTATTGATGTACGTTTCATAGAATATATGCCATTTCAAGgaaatgaatggaaagaaaataagatGGTTTCTTTCGACgagatgaaagaaataattagaaaaaaatattcaaattttcaaactttGCCGAATCAGGCCAACGATACGTCCAAG GCCTACCACGTGCCAGGATTTGTAGGGCAGGTTGGATTTATTACATCTATGAGCCAACACTTTTGTGATTCATGTAATCGCTTAAGAATAACAGCAGACGGAAATTTGAAAGTATGTTTATTTGAAGGAAAAGGAGAAGTCTCACTTAGAGACGCTTTGCGAAATGGAGCCTCGGAAGACGCACTTAAGGACTTGATAAGAGAAGCAGTGTCGCGAAAAAAGAAGCAACATGCAG GAATGTTCAATCTTACTCAGATGGAAAATAGGCCAATGATCCTGATCGGGggttaa
- the Mocs1 gene encoding molybdenum cofactor biosynthesis protein 1 isoform X2, whose amino-acid sequence MIDYFKSLRCNFVKRLCGIANASTEVAAVTKTSTQLELLRTRLQEDEQRGILTDTFGRKHTYLRISVTERCNLRCTYCMPAEGVKLTKKENILRTDEIIQIADLFVKEGVRKIRLTGGEPTVRKDIVDIVGQLKQLPDLKQIAITTNALTLTRQLPALQRAGLDALNISLDTLREERFEMFTRRKGWSRVMASIDLAVQLGYNPVKVNCVIMRGRNDDEIIDFIDFTKDRPIDVRFIEYMPFQGNEWKENKMVSFDEMKEIIRKKYSNFQTLPNQANDTSKAYHVPGFVGQVGFITSMSQHFCDSCNRLRITADGNLKVCLFEGKGEVSLRDALRNGASEDALKDLIREAVSRKKKQHAGMFNLTQMENRPMILIGG is encoded by the exons atgattgattatTTCAAGTCGTTAAGA TGCAATTTCGTCAAGCGGCTTTGTGGTATTGCAAATGCATCGACGGAGGTTGCTGCAGTTACAAAGACCTCAACTCAA TTGGAGTTGCTTAGAACGAGATTGCAAGAAGATGAACAGCGTGGAATACTCACAGATACATTTGGACGTAAACATACATATCTCAGGATATCTGTCACAGAACGTTGCAATCTTCGCT GTACATATTGCATGCCTGCGGAAGGCGTCAAGTTGACCaagaaggaaaatattttgagaacAGATGAGATAATACAGATAGCTGATCTTTTTGTCAAGGAAGGAGTGCGAAAAATACGTTTGACTGGTGGTGAGCCCACAGTTCGTAAAGATATCGTTGACATTGTTG GGCAACTTAAGCAACTGCCAGATTTAAAACAGATTGCAATTACAACTAATGCGTTGACTCTGACTCGTCAGCTGCCAGCTCTCCAAAGAGCAGGATTGGATGCATTGAATATCTCATTGGACACTCTCAGAGAAGAGCGCTTCGAGATGTTTACTCGCAGGAAAGGTTGGTCGAGAGTTATGGCTTCTATAGATCTCGCTGTTCAGCTTGGTTATAATCCTGTAAAA GTCAATTGTGTGATAATGCGAGGACGGAACGAtgatgaaataattgattttatcgaTTTCACAAAAGATCGTCCTATTGATGTACGTTTCATAGAATATATGCCATTTCAAGgaaatgaatggaaagaaaataagatGGTTTCTTTCGACgagatgaaagaaataattagaaaaaaatattcaaattttcaaactttGCCGAATCAGGCCAACGATACGTCCAAG GCCTACCACGTGCCAGGATTTGTAGGGCAGGTTGGATTTATTACATCTATGAGCCAACACTTTTGTGATTCATGTAATCGCTTAAGAATAACAGCAGACGGAAATTTGAAAGTATGTTTATTTGAAGGAAAAGGAGAAGTCTCACTTAGAGACGCTTTGCGAAATGGAGCCTCGGAAGACGCACTTAAGGACTTGATAAGAGAAGCAGTGTCGCGAAAAAAGAAGCAACATGCAG GAATGTTCAATCTTACTCAGATGGAAAATAGGCCAATGATCCTGATCGGGggttaa
- the LOC140669576 gene encoding nuclear exosome regulator NRDE2, with protein sequence MSLFPAYSSDKPESTSCDNADNISVNWLSNSSFQTQIPVKRETSNLSLYSSSDESLHDVPSTEKQVKSETTLSGTKIYTKQKESKTDKAQKTNRKRRTYDGKRYKPKYEQDVENVCFEDKHRDKGNNNINTFCPTVRPSYKISKKFIGFIKNNQQKKDIFHRYYVKNIDSIESLKKKDKIIKRTIEKETSTQAEEANENVSWCKNLEEEQTCKTREYNEQLAEDPHNVELWLQYINFQDILVCYQRHQLAKDIHRSTVLKKLSIVEKALEKNTDSKELLKLKLRFMTELTPSDELSNQLELLVNKDSGNIVLWQHYIMVTQASVAMCTVPRVLDLYSKCFCVLRQRARTNPSVYDAQLLYMLYQCLTFLRHTGLWEQMWETIRLNLNLNLNLNKTSLSFRGSIDEKKLIGMEEMILMSQLPLNQLWQRTESLRENCHWISVSRDELELVGDSRRFILPEDVADFVHPILSRNSNFQMAIYSLLCLKVPLLPCRDYYINDLLLKDFNWGVESLEVLLPFMYPMVGEMAGHNQRKELLKDILEGRLTSGPQYLKFHPAQEPYLDFVRKIFHTIAESLPSLQRTSIYVWWLRLERLLVSLSKDEPLKHDNKGKKLRTTLKEFLKKEENRNNLYFYKEYALIELEMGRFSNCMNILETAIQSQGTCPSAISNKCERAALFNVYRTFIETLLDIRTYNESHRQWILKVFGQMIPNKNENQDSLIEAYLHSCVQEFLQATPDENEKNTFFLSNLQCDAIVCYTYFLYIKNDDIQSAIKILRNCIDHSKDYPYLQEMLYESQIAILQLHYQRTQTLEAVLKETLSRVLNMYPNNFYALSVFASIESELPTWRFNSRSSEIKLWRAVAMCLAARRRISLLMKLDYPDAVNAALNKLLSFHFTLSRIPSIRCCPLLWRLYMLLLREHNLCEKKGEEIYHESVTQCPWARSIYIDAAEVAPQLLTQIQDLIREKELRLHVTPEELDILRG encoded by the exons atgtctCTGTTTCCAGCTTATTCAAGTGATAAGCCTGAATCGACAAGTTGCGACAATGCAg ataatatTTCCGTCAATTGGTTGTCAAATTCTAGTTTTCAAACGCAAATACCAGTTAAAAGAGAGACTTCTAACTTGTCTTTGTATTCTTCATCTGACGAGTCTTTACATGACGTACCTAGTACAGAAAAACAAGTAAAATCTGAAACAACTCTTTCGGgtacaaagatatatacaaaACAGAAAGAATCGAAAACTGACAAAGCACAAAAGACAAACAGGAAAAGACGCACATATGATGGCAAAAGATATAAGCCAAAATATGAGCAAGATGTTGAAAATGTATGTTTTGAAGACAAACATAGAGATAAaggaaataataacataaatacatTCTGTCCTACAGTAAGGCcatcttataaaattagtaaaaagtttattggttttattaagaataaccaacaaaaaaaggatatatttCACAGatattatgtcaaaaatattgattctaTAGaatcattaaagaaaaaggataaaattattaaaagaacaattgaaaaagaaacttCAACACAAGCTGAAGAAGCAAATGAAAATGTATCTTGGTGCAAGAATTTGGAAGAAGAGCAAACATGCAAAACTCGAGAATATAATGAACAACTGGCAGAAGATCCACATAATGTTGAACTTTGGTTACAATATATCAACTTTCAg GATATTCTTGTTTGCTATCAGAGACACCAATTAGCCAAAGACATACATCGATCTACAGTGTTGAAAAAGCTATCTATTGTTGAGAAAGCACTTGAGAAGAATACAGACTCCaaggaattattaaaattaaaattacgttttATGACAGAGTTAACACCTTCTGATGAACTATCTAATCAATTGGAATTACTAGTCAATAAAGATTCAGGAAACATTGTATTATGGCAACACTACATTATGGTTACACAAGCTTCAGTAGCAATGTGTACTGTACCGCGAGTATTGGATCTATATTCAAAATGCTTTTGTGTTTTGAGACAGCGTGCGAGAACAAATCCTTCTGTTTACGACGCACAACTGTTAT ATATGCTATATCAATGTCTAACTTTCCTAAGACATACAGGATTATGGGAACAAATGTGGGAAACAATACGTCTAAATCTGAATTTAAATCTGAACTTAAATAAAACTAGTTTATCCTTTCGAGGCTCCATagatgaaaagaaattaa ttgGCATGGAAGAAATGATATTGATGTCACAGCTACCACTTAATCAACTATGGCAAAGAACAGAATCATTACGAGAGAATTGCCATTGGATTAGTGTCAGTAGAGACGAGTTAGAATTGGTTGGAGATTCTCGGAGATTTATTTTACCTGAAGATGTTGCAGATTTTGTACATCCAATTCTCTCTCGTAATTCGAATTTCCAAATGGCTATTTATTCTCTTCTATGCCTGAAAGTACCACTTTTACCTTGTCgggattattatataaat gatttattattgaaagacTTTAATTGGGGTGTAGAGTCTTTGGAAGTATTGCTTCCATTCATGTATCCTATGGTAGGTGAAATGGCTGGTCACAACCAAAGAAAAGAATTGTTAAAGGATATTCTTGAAGGACGTTTAACATCAGGGCCCCAATATCTCAAATTTCATCCAGCACAAGAACCATATCTGGATTTTGTACGTAAAATATTCCATACAATTGCGGAAAGTTTACCTTCACTCCAACGAACGAGTATATATGTTTGGTGGTTGCGACTGGAAAGGCTACTAGTTTCTCTCAGCAAAGATGAACCTTTAAAACATGATAATAA aggaaaaaaattaagaacaacattgaaagaatttttgaaaaaggaagaaaacagaaataatttgtatttctatAAAGAATATGCCTTAATAGAATTGGAAATGGGCAGATTCAGTAACTGCATGAATATCCTTGAGACTGCCATTCAATCTCAAGGCACGTGTCCTTCTGCAATTTCCAACAAGTGTGAGAGAGCAGCGCTTTTTAATGTGTACAGAACATTTATCGAGACATTACTTGACATTAGAACATACAACGAATCGCATAGGCAAtggatattaaaagtttttggTCAAATGATACCCAACAAAAACGAAAATCAAGATTCGTTGATTGAAGCGTATTTACATTCATGTGTACAAGAATTTTTGCAAGCTACTCCtgatgaaaatgaaaagaatactttttttctgtcaaaCTTACAATGCGACGCGATTGTATGTTATACTTACtttctctatataaaaaatgatgatatACAAAGTGCTATCAAGATATTAAGAAACTGTATCGATCATTCCAAAGATTATCCTTATTTACAg GAAATGTTATACGAAAgtcaaattgcaattttacaattacattatCAACGAACTCAGACATTGGAGGCTGTGTTGAAAGAGACTCTAAGTAgagttttaaatatgtatccAAATAACTTTTATGCTCTTTCTGTATTTGCTAGCATAGAG agTGAATTACCAACCTGGAGATTTAATAGTAGAAGTTCTGAAATTAAATTGTGGCGAGCCGTTGCGATGTGTCTAGCCGCTCGCAGACGTATTAGTCTCTTAATGAAACTTGATTATCCCGATGCAGTAAATGCTGCATTGAACAAATTATTGTCATTTCATTTCACACTTTCTAG GATACCGTCAATTAGATGTTGCCCATTATTATGGAGACTGTATATGTTATTGCTTCGGGAGCATAATTTGTGTGAGAAAAAGGGGGAAGAAATTTATCACGAAAGTGTCACACAGTGTCCATGGGCAAGAAGCATTTACATAGATGCAGCTGAAGTAGCACCTCAACTTCTTACACAGATCCAGGATCTGATACGCGAGAAAGAATTAAGATTGCATGTCACACCTGAAGAATTGGATATTCTGCgcggataa
- the LOC140669585 gene encoding uncharacterized protein: MDLKATVISGEAPESDDDASNIATGLGFPMRTPSTYCGTIISGEAPESDDDLTSLSSISGAMDAMACPPYTDLKIAKAKKSSIKYNSLLHKKLHECNETLDKDILQMTEGTIATSVQELSTVNRQLLKSELVLQEAVCQLRNASSRIKDASDALHQLIDDNFLNSIKT; encoded by the exons ATGGATTTGAAAGCTACAGTTATTTCTGGAGAAGCTCCAGAGTCTGATGATGATGCATCAAACATTGCTACT GGTTTAGGATTTCCTATGCGAACACCATCAACTTACTGTGGTACCATCATTTCTGGTGAAGCACCAGAATCTGATGACG ATTTAACAAGCTTAAGTAGCATTAGTGGAGCAATGGATGCTATGGCATGTCCTCCTTATACAGATCTTAAGATAGCAAAAGCGAAAAAGagttctattaaatataatagtttactTCACAAAAAATTAC ATGAATGTAATGAAACCTTGGATAAAGACATTCTGCAAATGACCGAGGGCACGATCGCAACCAGCGTACAAGAGTTGTCGACTGTTAATCGACAATTGCTGAAAAGTGAACTGGTATTGCAAGAAGCTGTTTGTCAATTGCGTAACGCATCCAGTCGGATAAAAGATGCCTCTGACGCTCTACACCAACTTATAGACGACAACTTCTTGAATTccattaaaacttaa
- the LOC140669583 gene encoding DNA fragmentation factor subunit alpha, with protein MSDTTAITQGMGNPYKIVDHTRERRKGITASSLKELTNIARNRLALPVDADLTIVLEQDGTEVDDEEYFATLERNTSLMVLHGDQKWIAAGSSKTTSRYIVVDDVDADGSRSDKIRRRRTPIEPLVSSLHGDPSHISLLGGNDLELLSDMDPDSLADIVPDRLFLEQLKEASGRFLAEKRQAQESMALLQMYASGGEMERA; from the exons ATGTCAGATACAACGGCAATCACGCAAGGAATGGGCAATCCTTATAAGATAGTCGATCACACTAGGGAACGAAGAAAGGGCATCACCGCTTCATCGCTGAAAGAGCTGACCAACATTGCACGCAATCGTCTGGCATTACCCGTGGACGCAGATCTTACAATTGTACTCGAGCAGGATG GGACAGAAGTAGACGACGAGGAATATTTTGCCACATTAGAAAGGAATACAAGCTTGATGGTGCTACATGGTGATCAAAAATGGATCGCCGCGGGGAGTAGTAAAACGACGTCCCGTTATATCGTTGTAGATGACGTGGATGCGGATGGTTCAAGGAGTGATAAAATTCGACGGCGACGAACACCTATAGAGCCTTTGGTATCATCATTGCATGGCGACCCATCGCATATCTCACTCCTTGGAGGAAACGATTTGGAATTACTTAGCGATATGGATCCTGACAGTTTAGCTGATATAGTGCCTGAtag ACTTTTCCTCGAGCAGCTGAAGGAAGCTTCAGGTAGATTCCTGGCGGAAAAACGACAAGCACAAGAATCTATGGCTCTTCTTCAGATGTATGCAAGTGGTGGTGAGATGGAGCGAGCGTAG
- the LOC140669579 gene encoding D-beta-hydroxybutyrate dehydrogenase, mitochondrial codes for MPSSSGNKEPDDSQTWELAERCLLPIAFSHAIAVILATILNTFGISQTSSFVLFLLLLVISIGSTLFYHNLKVTAAGKAVLITGCDSRVGYALAKQLDDLGFTVFAGFTNKADNEEIMQKLKDDTSGRLHVLQLDVTSERDIHSTFLYVNENLPDEAPGLWALVHAAAWVTLGECEWVPPSVLKRSIDINFVGLARLTQVFLPLVRRSKGRIVLVSSLLARIPSPVRGIYCALKAAVEAWGSCLRLEMRRWGVDVVIVETGEYVSGNAWLKDNTALLEQARDMWTQLDPQTRKEYGQELFQAEMLALEKYTQGPEADLTAVTRTLTDSVVKTFPMRRYTPVMRSERMQALCNHYLPKPIYDILYAK; via the exons atgccatCATCGAGTGGAAATAAAGAGCCCGACGACAGTCAGACATGGGAGTTAGCAGAACGGTGTTTACTACCCATTGCATTTTCACATGCAATTGCAGTCATCCTTGCAACTATATTGAATACTTTTGGAATCTCGCAAACATCTAGCTTTGTGCTCTTCTTGTTGCTATTAGTCATATCTATAGGATCCACGTTATTCTACCACAATTTGAAG GTTACTGCAGCAGGAAAGGCAGTGCTAATCACAGGTTGCGATTCACGAGTGGGATATGCTTTAGCTAAACAGTTGGATGACTTG gGCTTTACGGTATTTGCTGGGTTCACTAATAAAGCTGACAATGAAGAGATCatgcaaaaattgaaagatgaTACTTCTGGAAGATTGCACGTGTTACAATTGGATGTCACCAGCGAACGTGATATACATTCAACTTTTCTTTACGTCAATGAAAACTTACCCGATGAAGCTCCTG GATTATGGGCACTCGTGCATGCTGCTGCCTGGGTGACTCTTGGAGAATGCGAGTGGGTGCCCCCATCTGTTCTCAAGCGAAGCATAGACATCAACTTTGTTGGCCTAGCACGTTTAACTCAG GTATTTCTACCATTGGTCAGAAGGTCGAAAGGTCGAATTGTTCTTGTTAGCAGCCTTTTGGCACGGATACCGAGCCCTGTTCGAGGCATTTATTGTGCGCTTAag gCTGCTGTGGAAGCTTGGGGTTCTTGCTTAAGATTAGAGATGCGGAGATGGGGTGTGGATGTTGTAATTGTCGAAACTGGAGAATATGTGTCTGGTAATGCATGGTTAAAGGACAATACTGCATTATTAGAGCAAGCTAGAGATATGTGGACTCAATTGGATCCTCAAACTCGTAAGGAATATGGTCAAGAATTGTTTCAGGCGGAAATGCTGGCTCTAGAAAAGTACACTCAGGGACCAGAAGCAGATTTAACAGCTGTTACGAGAACTCTAACAGACTCTGTGGTAAAGACTTTCCCAATGCGGCGATATACACCTGTAATGCGCAGTGAAAGAATGCAAGCATTGTGTAATCATTATCTGCCAAAACCAATTTATGACATATTGTatgcaaagtaa